From Methanobacterium alcaliphilum, a single genomic window includes:
- the hypD gene encoding hydrogenase formation protein HypD, with protein sequence MKDLSKEIVGRIKEIAQPVKIMHVCGSHEHTIMHNGIRTLLPEEVEVVAGPGCPVCCVPSREIDECLQLAEKGVTITTFGDMLRVPGSESSLAEAKGDGADVRVVYGVNNAVEIAKKLDNEVVFMSAGFETTAPTTASELLAGPPENFSILSCHRLIPPALQFLIDSGEVNLNALIEPGHVATIIGTKPFAPFSEKYGIPQAVAGFNPLDILMAVYMILRQIKNGKAEVQNEYTRAVREEGNVKAQQAMEEVFYITSREWRGFPKIPDSVYELKDEFSPFNAREKFDIEVKDVKEAPTGCICGAILRGVARPEECKLFKKSCSPMNPIGACMVSKEGTCNIAFRYSTL encoded by the coding sequence ATGAAAGACCTTTCCAAAGAGATAGTAGGAAGAATAAAAGAAATCGCTCAACCAGTAAAAATAATGCATGTCTGCGGTTCACACGAACACACAATAATGCATAACGGAATAAGAACACTTTTACCAGAAGAAGTGGAAGTAGTCGCGGGACCCGGATGCCCGGTATGTTGTGTACCTTCCCGGGAAATTGATGAATGTCTTCAACTGGCAGAAAAAGGAGTAACTATAACTACGTTTGGGGATATGCTAAGAGTTCCAGGATCAGAAAGTTCCTTAGCTGAGGCTAAAGGAGATGGTGCTGATGTAAGGGTAGTTTATGGAGTCAACAATGCAGTAGAAATTGCAAAAAAATTGGATAATGAGGTTGTCTTCATGTCCGCCGGATTTGAAACTACAGCTCCAACCACAGCATCAGAGTTACTGGCCGGACCTCCTGAAAATTTTTCAATTCTTTCATGCCATAGACTTATTCCCCCTGCCTTACAATTTTTAATAGACTCTGGAGAAGTAAATCTCAACGCACTTATTGAACCGGGACATGTGGCCACTATTATTGGAACTAAACCATTTGCTCCATTTTCTGAAAAATATGGAATTCCCCAAGCAGTGGCAGGATTCAATCCATTGGATATTCTCATGGCAGTTTACATGATACTCCGTCAAATTAAAAATGGGAAAGCAGAAGTTCAAAACGAATATACTCGTGCTGTACGGGAGGAAGGCAATGTAAAAGCCCAACAGGCAATGGAAGAAGTATTTTACATTACCAGCCGTGAATGGAGAGGTTTTCCAAAGATTCCCGACTCTGTTTATGAGTTAAAAGATGAATTTTCCCCATTCAATGCCCGTGAAAAATTTGATATCGAGGTTAAAGATGTTAAAGAGGCGCCTACTGGTTGTATATGTGGTGCAATACTTAGGGGAGTGGCCCGACCAGAAGAATGCAAACTATTTAAAAAATCATGCTCTCCTATGAACCCTATTGGGGCTTGTATGGTTTCTAAGGAAGGAACATGTAATATTGCATTCCGTTACAGTACTCTTTAA
- a CDS encoding phosphoglycolate phosphatase, with protein sequence MAKQIKAVAVDIDGTITDPQRRLCASAMESIRTVEKMGIPVIIVTGNIMCFTRATSILLGTTGGMVSENGGVIFSESKVKVLGDIKKAQNAYKHLITKHDVEKVQFSELRVSEIAMFRTLPVKTIKETLKDFDIEIYDTKYALHLTDPMVNKGSSLKVVADELGIKTKNIMAVGDSENDIDFLKVTGCKVAVANADNNLKKIADYVTLKSYGDGVKEAIGRFIL encoded by the coding sequence ATGGCAAAGCAGATAAAAGCTGTAGCTGTAGATATTGACGGCACAATCACTGATCCACAGCGTAGATTATGTGCCAGTGCAATGGAATCCATACGAACTGTTGAAAAAATGGGTATTCCAGTAATCATTGTTACCGGGAATATCATGTGCTTTACCAGGGCAACTTCTATTCTTCTAGGAACAACTGGCGGAATGGTATCGGAAAATGGAGGAGTAATTTTCTCTGAAAGCAAGGTAAAAGTATTAGGGGATATTAAAAAAGCTCAAAATGCCTACAAACATTTGATAACCAAACATGATGTGGAAAAGGTACAATTTTCAGAACTCAGGGTTTCGGAAATAGCAATGTTTAGGACGTTGCCTGTGAAAACTATAAAAGAAACTCTTAAAGATTTTGATATTGAAATTTATGATACTAAATATGCGCTTCACCTTACTGACCCTATGGTAAATAAGGGATCTTCTTTAAAAGTCGTTGCAGATGAATTAGGTATTAAAACCAAAAATATAATGGCTGTAGGGGACAGTGAGAATGATATTGATTTTTTAAAAGTGACAGGTTGTAAGGTTGCAGTTGCAAATGCAGATAATAACTTAAAGAAAATAGCGGATTATGTAACCCTTAAAAGTTATGGGGACGGGGTAAAAGAGGCAATAGGGAGGTTTATATTATGA